A window of the Gossypium arboreum isolate Shixiya-1 chromosome 2, ASM2569848v2, whole genome shotgun sequence genome harbors these coding sequences:
- the LOC108464493 gene encoding REF/SRPP-like protein At1g67360 produces the protein MEKEVEFEKKKHGLKHIAFVRVAAIRTLVYVSNLYGYAKQNSGPLWSTVGTVEVAVAAIVGPVYEKYKDVPDHLLVFLDSKVDEASQKYDEHVPPAGKQMVNQAKYLVHMAAQKAHKLIDEARTNGARGALHYAATEYKQLVLVSSTKVWVKLNRSSAFHSVAEKIVPTASNLSDKYNCLVKDLSGKGYPVFAYLPLIPVGELRKAVKQAEAKDKAHVTADTRKSDSDSGSGSGSDSDSG, from the exons ATGGAAAAG GAGGTAGAGTTTGAGAAAAAGAAGCACGGCCTGAAGCACATAGCTTTCGTGAGGGTGGCTGCGATCCGCACTCTGGTTTACGTCTCGAATCTTTACGGGTATGCTAAACAGAATTCTGGTCCGTTATGGTCCACCGTTGGGACTGTCGAGGTTGCTGTCGCCGCCATCGTTGGCCCCGTCTACGAGAAATATAAGGACGTTCCCGATCATCTTCTTGTTTTTCTTGATTCCAAG GTAGATGAGGCTTCACAGAAATATGACGAGCATGTCCCACCAGCAGGTAAGCAAATGGTGAACCAAGCCAAATATTTGGTTCACATGGCAGCACAAAAGGCTCACAAATTAATCGACGAGGCTCGAACCAACGGTGCGCGCGGCGCTTTGCACTACGCCGCGACCGAGTACAAGCAGTTGGTTCTGGTTAGCTCAACCAAGGTATGGGTAAAACTGAATCGCAGTTCTGCTTTCCACTCGGTTGCAGAGAAGATCGTTCCCACAGCTTCGAATTTGTCCGATAAGTATAACTGTTTGGTTAAAGACTTGAGCGGGAAAGGATATCCTGTGTTTGCGTATCTGCCATTGATTCCGGTTGGTGAGCTGAGAAAGGCTGTCAAGCAAGCTGAAGCCAAGGACAAAGCACATGTCACTGCCGACACTCGTAAATCGGATTCCGATTCTGGTTCGGGTTCGGGTTCCGATTCGGATTCAGGTTAG